A window of Natator depressus isolate rNatDep1 chromosome 3, rNatDep2.hap1, whole genome shotgun sequence genomic DNA:
AGCACGGAGACACAACCCCAAGCCACTGCTCTTCCCAGGATCCCTTTGAAGGGATTTTCCCCAGTATAAAGAAGGCTTCAGAGGAGTCATTGCAACCTGAGTCTGCATTAATGCTTTGCTGGCTTGTCTGCAGCACTTTGTGGGGAGATGGTATTGATGAAGAACATCTCTGCCAGcagggctccatccccagctgctgATCGATCTGTTGCAGCATGGAGGAGAGACATGTGAAGTATCATCTTTGCAAGGTTAATATTGGCCAGAActtgggactagatgacaggggatggatcagtcgACAGTtaccctcttctgttcattccctctgaagcacctggcattggccactgtcagaagaaggatattggactaaatggaccattggtctgagccagtatggccattcttatgttcttactctCTCTGCTCCTACCCTCTTTCATTGTATCCCTATAGTATGACTACTGCTTTATGTAGCATGGTTGTTAACAAATTGCTTCATCTTACTAATGGAAAGAAGGTCATAATACACAGCCAGagcaaagggtgtgtgtgtgtaatttatatGTAACAAAAACATACTTCAGCTCGGTGCAAAGTTACCAGAATGCCTCTGTCTGCATTCTGAAAATTATGAGAAATGCCTTGAATAGAATCCACTGTGTTTTTTCTTTCAATCATGCCTAGCCTGTTCCCAGAACATATTTCAAATCTTTATAGTGATCACAAGCTCTGGTAATTCTCAAGTCagcaaatgttcttttttttttttttaattaagtcaTTTTTTCCTTCACATCAAACGTATCAAGTTATTTATGTTTCTCGTCTGAAAAACCAGtaaagcagcagaaacaaaaaggGAACCAAATTGAGGTTGGATGTGtatcccatgggaaaaaaaatagcaaGTTGAACTGGCAATCAAGCTACTTGGCAAAAGTATGCTTTACAGATAAATATtccataaagttaagcacaaatCCTTGATGTTTGCCACATTGTTTTGCCTTTTCCTTTGTTCGCCTGCTGGGGGTATGTGTGTCTTCCTATGTACAATAGCACTGTTATCCTGGCTCTGCAGTTGTCTCCCATGATGGCTGCAAGCAAGTCCTTTATgttcagatcttcaaaggtattcaggAGCCTAACTGCCATCGGGCAATCTttaggagttaggtgcttaaagacCTTTGAGGCTCTGTGTCTTAGTGCATGATCCAACTCTTATAAGAATCTGTTCATTTatttcaaggggctttggatcaagccctttcacctgtctGAGGGTGAGATGGTGGTTCTCAGACAAGAAGGATGGTTAGGGTGGTAGCCTGGGTGGAGAGCCAGTGCAAAATCCCTGCTTTGCTGTAGGctttctgtatgaccttgggcagtGATTTAGAACTTGCCTCCAGATGGACTCTCAGGAAAGTtagttaatccaaattaactaaaggtgtgaattcaAAGCagattaaactgcattaaacccctatGTGGAGACACTCATTCACAATTAaaatggccttaatttggtttagtttaattcatttCCAAAATGATATTCATTTCCAAAATTCAATGGTGTTTTACTAATCAACTTTAAATTCACTCCTTCAGTTAACTCAAATTAATTCTCTGGAGTGTCCCTATGTAGATAAGCccccagtctctctctgccttagttCCCTACCTGTGAAAGGGGACTCAgagttccctacctcacagggatgttgtgagggtaaatacattaaagagtgtgagttgcttagatactatggtgataggggTCATATAAATTAAGTATCTTAGATTTGAACGGCaaatagagatgggcctgaacgaGAATATCAGATCTTACTGCCCTAGAAATTTGGAGGAGTCTGAATGCAGATTCAaactctggcccagatcctcaaaagatatttaggcacctcacccaatcaataggaattaggtgcttaaatacctttgagcacGTGGGTCTTTGTGGTTCAGGCTCAAGTTGAATTGCAATAACAGCTACTGTTCAGATCATGCAAGCTATTGTTACACTACAGGCCGAGCtatgttttaggtgtagaccaggccatggCATAGCAGCTAAAGACTATTAATAAATATAGTGCCATCTGTGTATTCACACACACTGAACATGGCCCCATCCCAAAGAAATATGGGGAGCAAGCGTTAGTGCGTGTGTGTGAGGGTGGAATTAAAGGTTAATCTAGACCCACCTGCCTCTCGGGAACATGAAATATTTCTCCCTAGGCTCCTCTTGACATTTTGGACAGGTTTATAACAAAGCAAATATCATTTTGAATAGTGAGATTATCTTGGTAACCCCTGTGATAATTAGGTTATTGCTGAGAGTCTAGACAGGGCAGCTATGGCTGGGGAAAGCTGGTGACCCTGACTCCCTGTGGTATAACAGCTGCTTTTCCTATTAAtggttgttttattttgttggtgaCTAATGCATCAAGCCACTGGAAAATGGGTTTCTCTCCCCCAGCCAGTCAGCATTCAAATATGCAGCCCCTATCACTATCTGGCTATTAATTTTGCCAAAAgaggcagctttttttttttggatcaggCACAGAACATGTTAGCGTCCATCCCTGACACGAGGGCTTTACATTCTCAGCATGAGGACCAAGGCTTCTTGTGAAGGCGTGCCAGCACTAGGAATAGAATGTTCTTCACTCAACGGGTCTGGCTGTCAGCACTCTCGCATGTGTTTTTCCCATTTGCAGAGCTCCCTTTTTGTTCAGGCAAAGGCTATCTGCACCCGCCATCTGTTTCTCTTGTAACTCCTCTGTGTGAGCTGATGGCTGCATTAGTGATGTCACGCTGTAGCTCACGCTTTCCACTCCTTCACACATGAAGAATCagtggctgcagctgctgggtgggAGTGTTGATGTGCCAGTTTACATACATCCACTGCTTGCCCACTGGCAGGCAGAGTTAAAGAAGTCCCTGAAGATCTGTGGGGCAGCTGGGTAAGGCTCTGGCTCTGCTTTTGTGAATTGGAAACAAGCAGAGGTTTATTTCCCATCAAATAAGTTTTGGCAGATGGACCTCATTCATTATGCCTGGTCTCAATGTCAAAGTAAGTCAACAGCCATTACACCATTCCCACCGTATGATGGGCTTGGGTTAGAAGTCCAGTTGTGATCCAGGCTGTGCAGTTCCATTCAAAATAGAAGTAGGATCGTGCTCTTGATCTTCAGAGTATTAGTGAAGATAAACACCACCAGCCAAGCCCACCCTGCAACAAATCACAAGCAACCTCATAAAGACCCCACCGGACATTATGTAAGTGTGGAACATTCTCAACAGCCCCTCCCGACTGATCTGGAAATTCCATGTGCAGTTGAAAGGAAATGCTCCCTCCTTGGGGGCAGAActaagggagggaaggggatagAGACTGTGCTGATTTTCTGCACCCTGGATTGGCCAATTCCCAACGGGCTTCAGAGGCCACACTACACTGCTGCTAACCAGTTGTGTAACATATATAAGTTACCTTGCATGAGACAGAAGGAGCCTTATGTATCCACATGCATAAGGATACCAGCTGGGAAACAAAAGAGGCTAAAAGGGAGCAAAGTTTTAAGGTTGTGACTATAAAGAGGGGACGCTTGAGTGGCTAGCGCTAATTGAAACAATCAGTTCTCCTTCTAAATTAAGATGAGATTATTGTTAATATGGAACCCAACAGGTTGCTTGGCACTTTACAGACGCAGAGGAAGGTATGGCACTTGCTCTAAGGAACTTGTGCTCTTATTAAGCAACATACAAAGGCTTGGGAAGAAGAGCAGATCCTAACAACCTTTCAGAAAAGCCCTATAGAATGTAATAGAAACTGATCACAGATCAATAGGTGTTTGAATTATCCTGTAGGACTTAATTGTATCCCAAGTATAGAATTCTATAAAATTGTTCAAAAACTAAGGAAAGCGAATGGGGATCctttaaaattcctttaaaaacctGTTGCACTTCTGTTAAACTCTGttggtttcatccctattaaTTCCTGTGCTACTTTGTTATCAGGAGATAAAGCAATGTGTTTCAACAGTGAGGATTAGCTCTTGTTTTGTTCATTCTCTGATTTTTATGTGGAgttccaaagagattacaatcaaTCATATCAAcctaaaaaaataatgaaaatacttATTTGAGTAGGAGGTAGGAAACAGGAGAACAATCTGCTTCCTACTGTGTTAACAGTTCTATTTTCTCTCCTCTTATTGTCAATGGATTTGAAGCCATAATTGCCTggaatcagttaaaaaaaaaaaaactttaaaaaacctGGTTACCTGCAAAGCTTTAAATAGAAGTTTAAtatctccatccatccatccattcattcAATTTATTTCACTCACAAAACTTCTacaagcaattttaaaatccaaatggTTTGGCAAGCTCCCGCTGGTGCTTACCTGCCAACCCCTAAGTTCAGGTTATCAGCTGTGCCTTGCAGTCCCAGATAACAATTCACATGAAGCATCATTCCCAGTACCGTTTTGAGGTGTTTGCATGATGTCAGCTCTTGCAAGCAGATAGAAAAAGCTGAACTCTGCTCATAGCAGCTTTCCAaccatttttaaatttcaaatacaTTTCTGACATTGTATTACATTCTCTTCTTTTCAAGTAGCCATTATCAAAAATAGATGGTAAACTCTTCAGCGCAAGGACCAAGCCCACGATGCTCAGAAATGatgtgattttgggtgctcatcTTTGGACACCTGAAAGAAGactcctgattttcagaatgtgcAGCCCACCTACCGTCTGACCATCAGCCCCCTTTAAGTAGTctccagttgggcacccagaagggaagcaccccaaatcactatGGACTTTTGCAAATCTTGTGTGTGTTTGCCATGGAGTTCTCATGGCTCTGGCCACTATTAAAATAATCAAAGTAGTTAACTCCCTGCAGGCTCCTTTCAGTCCCAAACTGCTTTTCTTTCCCTGCATTTATTAAGCTGGGATGGAGAGGATCTCGATACTGCCCCGATACTGCCTAATAGCAGAGACTCCTTACTTCAAAGGATAGTAGCTTACTTCTTCCTGAGCCTTTTAATGCTGATTTTAGGCTTAAGCAATttccttagggtacatctacactggagctggaggtgtaatttccagctcgtGTAGACATACATGTGCTAGCTTTGAATAAGCTAgtgtgttaaaaatagcagtgtagccatggcagcttgggctagcgGCTCCAAGGGCATTCCAAGGGGGCTGGTACTTGGGCGATttgcccatgctgccacagcttcagtgctatttttagcatgccagtTAATTCAAAGCTAGCACATCTACATCACcgaagctggaaattacacctgcagctgcagtgtagacataccctaaaacagCTTCCTGCCAGAGCTGGATTTTGGGGTTATGCACAGGGCTGGTCATAAATTTTCTGTCAAGACTGTTTTTTGGACGGGAAACTGGGTTTTCAACTTAAAcaaatttttttacaaaaagtgTTGCTTTCTGCCAAACATTGGATTTTTTCCCACTAAAAAACGGAATGCCCCCGCACCCAGCTATATTGGACAAAAATCATACATTTGTCAGTATTCAAATTGctcctgaaaaatcaaaatgctcaGTAGAAAATGGAGACAAAagcaatttgtttgttttttttctgttgaaatcATGCATGTGGGACCAGCTGTAATTGTGAAACCTGTAGCTGAGGGAGCCCCCAGTTTTGGGGACAGCTGTAATGTGCAACTGTGGCTGAATGTAACAGCCCTGTGCTAGTCTCACTGCACTCTCCCCATTCCTCTCTGAAAGACCTTGCTGCCAAGCATCTTCCTCCATGTGTCCTAAATGTCTGGCCTGGTTTCATTAACCTCTTGCTGGAACACCTGCTCACCCCATAGGCATCTGCCCCCTCCATTCCCAAAGTGCAGTTGTGTACGTTTCCCCTAGCAGCTCCACTAGTAGCTGTCTCACACCTGCTGTGTGACCCAATGTGCCAGCAGCCTTGCTGTTGATTAGTACAGGAAAGGAAGTCCTGTCGGCTCCCAGCTATAGCTGAGAGGCACAAACTGCAGGAGGAACATTGCAGCAACAGCACCTAGACAGAAGTCAGTGGTAAGTAGCCCTCTAATCCTGTGTTGAGACTCTGGTCAGGGAGATGGAAGGTTAGCAAGGGAAGGTGAGAGGAGACCTGAGaagtggaggggaaaggaaaaaacaaacatgtaaagaaggaaggaagagaaagtCTGAGGATACCAGCATAAGGTAGGACTTGAAGCTTGGGCTTGGGTAcagattaaaaaatatatatacccaACCACATCTGGATGGGAGATAAGGGAAAATAACGGGGCACACTGAACAGGGTTGTGTGGAAtaaaaagagaggagaaaagagcAGCAGGCTGAGTTCCTTTGGTTTGCCTGTATAATCACCCTGTCCTCCTCCCATCTATTGTGAGATGGATTTAGAGTAGGAGGAAGTAAGAGGAGAAATATAAGAGAAGAAACAGCCTTTTGTGTCCCTACTGATCAGGGAAATGAgtgtgagggaaagagagagtggTTGATGCAGCAGAGTGATTTGTCAATTTTCCTGGCGTCTCCCTGTTAACAAGAGCAAATGTGATCTTGTTCTCAGAGTTGCCGCTGCAtgtttaggcttggcagaatttgatttaaaaaaaataatttggatggataatattgatatttattttaagcatttttttcaatttttatctatttaaattttcacagttgtaggaTATTATGGGGGCCCAAACACTAGGGagtgtcagacaataattatttaatgacagatgttgagattcaaaaagttaaagctttataactattaaaacacaaattgccaacatcacatgtcaaaatataaaaaataaataccctTAAATCACACTCTACTAAGTTCCCAAGCAGCAGTTTTCTTTTTGTCCctctgtacatttcaattattaatggaaatatttcccCATCACTTTGTGTGTGTACGGCGGAACTGACACTTAGCGCTATAATCTAACCTTTCCAAGCTTATGCGTGTTGCCAAGGAGAGACTCTCTTTCTGAGATGTGACTTTTGTTCTGTCTTCAGTTGTTGTTTCCCTTACTTTACATTAAGTCCTTGTCCTTCTGCCTGAAAGTAGTATGACTGTGCTTGGGGTATTTATAACCAAACCACGGGACAACTGCAGGTGTACCCCCCACTTCCTCCTTCAGCAGCCACCCCAGCTTTGGTGGACTTCAGGAAATGACATGATGCCTGTGGAGGTACCGAGCTCGCTGTATGTGCAGCCAATTCTATCAGGGAAGGGGTTCTTCCTATTGTCCGTCATGACATGAGATGTCCCTGCCTGTCAGCACCATTAATAAGTGCAAGCAGGGAAAGGAGAAGGTGCCTCTATCAATTCAAAGCATTCTTCCACCTTCCAAATTGTGAGTATAGGTAAGAGATataccaggctggggtagggaagCCAACAAGTCTTGTTGTTCACCAGCAGGTAGAAAGCTTATGTAGCATTTAGAGCCATTCTGCTAGGAAAGCTGACCAACCACTCTCCGCCCCAGGTTGTCCTGCTAAGCAGTCACCATacacccagcctgcagcttgcATGTCTCTATACTAGAAAGAGCATCTCTGATCTTCAAGTCACTGGCATGATCAGCTgcctagcagcagcagccagacatGCCCTTATGTTTTTAGGGGGCATTCCATAAGTTTCCCTTGGGCAGTGGGCAAGAGACATCCAAACATCTCCTGGGAAGCATATGTCATATATACAAAGCCATCTTCATCTTTGTAGTCCCTGTACACTTCAGCCAATGTCAGAGACATACTGGCCAGACTCTTGTTGTTCACCAGCGGGTAGAAAGCTTGTGTAGCATTTAGAGCCATTTCCCCTAGGAAAGCTGACCAACCACTCTCCGCCCCAGGTTGTCCTGCTAAGCAGTCAGCATacacccagcctgcagcttgcATGTCTCTGAAGGTGATACGTTGACTGCATAAAGGTCCTACTTTTCCTTAAAGGAAGCACATGGAAGATTTTAATTATCTTGATTGCCTAGTGGCAGGGCCCCAGTCTTCCTACTATTTCTGTGGGAGTTACTCATATACTGCAATGGTAGGACAGGGCCTCACctgttgaaagaaaaataaatcagggtctgattctctgctgccttgcactTAGTGTAGTCATTTATTCCTGTGAAgtcagtgtaaaatgctaccatgggAGCATTTCATACCTACTTTGCAGAGGTGCAAATGATGATACAAAGTGCAAGGTATATATAGCCTCTTTTGGACATCATCTAGAATCAGACGCTACCCCTCAATTTTGCTCATTATTCCAGAAGATGTAGCGAAGTACAGAGCTTCCACACCCCTGTCTGTCATGAATGGCACTATTCATTAATAGGAATGATTTAAGTGTACAGTTGCCCTTTATGCAGTTGTGTGCTTTCCTGTGTAAGAACACCAGTGGTGCAGTTATTACATAACCCCATTTCCTGGGGCCTTTAAAAGGCTTCTGGGCAGGCAAGTCCAGCCCTTATTTAGCACTTTCCTCagagaatctcaaagtgcttgcaaaccgACAGGTAACTGTGATCCCTATTTTATGGATAAGGAAGTTGATCTGGTGCAAGCTGTGTGCCTCATATATAATTTAATGCTGTAATCGGCTGTAGTGAGGCACAGCTGGGCCCCTCTTGTTTCTGCCCTCACGACCCAGTCAGGGACACCTCAGGTTGATGCAATCACAAGTGTACTTTATTTATATCtatttcccaccaccaccaccaccaccttactATCTATATACAGGATTTTACAGCCAGCCTTCACAAACAGCAGACCAGTACTGTCAGCTTCTGGCCTTGgtctctttcttctccctcctcccagtctTTATAGCCCCTGGCTAATTTGGCTAGCAGCTGTTGCTAGTTGCCAGGCAGGCACCGGTCTATTCAGccagccccaatccattcccCTTAATTGGGGctggcatggcagggggctgTTCCAGAGGGGCCAGACAttttggccccaatccagcaaagtacaTCAGCACATGAGGGGTtctatgcttaagtgctttggtgaGTTAGGGccaaaatgctcagcaccttataGGAGTGAACCTATAATTTGTGGCAAGGTCAATATTAGCATCCAAATTTTCTGTTTCTATTCCTAGGCTCAAGCCCCTTGTGTGCAAAGAACTCAAGTTCATAACCCCACTCAGAAACAAGGGCAGATTTACTGCTATAAAATGATACCCCAGTCTTTGCTCTCTACATTAAATAGAAAAGTGTGGTGGTATTTACCTCCTATACATTCTAGCAATGGTGCCCTTCACTGCAATATCAGTGCACCTACGTGTGTAATATCTTAGCTAAACATCGACTCTTTGAACAGCAGCTCTGTTGGAAGGAGCCCTGTGGTTATCTGTTGCACAGGTTGGTTCTGTAGCCAGCACAGCAGGCTGCTCTCTCACTTTGCCCCTTTCCTAGTTGGATTAAATGACACCAACTCCCACAGTTCAGAGGAATGCACAATTTATATTCAAGCCAAGGCCACATCATTACCAGGCTAACTGCAACGGAGCTGGGTAATGAATCCCTCATGCTGGGTTCCTTACTGCAGGAAATTTTAAAACCTCTGCCTCTGAAGGTAGTTATGATTTTTTATTCGTATTTGCTTTGACACATCCCAGGAGGGGCAGGTTGTTACTACCCAGTGACGTTGTATTAGTTCATGGGATTTTTAAGGTTCAGACAGGTTGTTAGCATACTTTATAATCATCTTTATGTGGTTCACGTTTTGTCTGAGGCTGTAACTCAGCCCCACGTTAAGCCTCAGGCACCAAACAGTCTAAATGTCATCAAAAGCTAGATGACTCAGCACTTGCACCCCTGCCAGCCTAAAGATATGTGGCTGCTGAAGTTATATAATCACCCAATACTTGGAGCATTTCCCTTTTTTATGGGCtatcacacacaccccaccatgGGACAAAAACAGGTGAGCCAAGCTCTTTTTAAAAGAGGCTAGAAGGCACAACAGTTCTGGATATTGTAAACCTTCCTTTTGTCCCTACCCAGCCAAGAGAACCTTGCCACTGCTCAGGAATGCACTCCGTTGTGCCTGCTGCCCAGGTACCTTCCTAGCTCCCTGAGGGTCTGTAACAAAGGACTGCTTGAGCTCAATTAGAAATTATTTCCACTGTACCTTTATGAGCGCAAGTGAGAACAGTCCATGTAAGACTCTAGGATCCAGCACTATACTGGGTGTAGGTAATATATACACTGGGGGATATTGCTCTTTTCAGTGAGCCAGTTGGGTCAGTGATTTCTTTGAAACTTCCTTTGTTTTGTGAGCTGTAATAACTCTCAGTGAGATAGCTATCAATTGGCAGGCTACTGCACTAGTATTAATTATAAAGGACTTGAACCTGcatccagctctgcccccagagtTCACAGGTACATCAGCACAcaaagggacccccccccccatctgcaaATGTTTATTTGGAGGAAATCAAACATTCCCCCTTTCCAGCTGCAGTCCTCTTTTTCCTACCCTCTCTAAGCAAGCCTGTGCCTGTTCCATAGCAAAGTGGTTGCAGTGCACTGTACTACCTGTCCACATAGCATGGAGGTTTCTACAGATTACGGGGACATTACAATAGGTTTTGGGTGGTATGGGAACTATTGCTCTATTAAATTGACAAGGAGGATGTAGTTACCTTGGCCATAGTTACACCATATTCCCCCTCCCATCATAGGGGCAAAGGGGCTTCAAACTGTAAATACATTTCTTAAATCCATACTCACATCCATTTAGTCAAATGGATTTTAAAGCACCACCTTTGAAAATAGTGCCTTACTAGTTTTTAAGAAAAGACATTGGGTAGGGCTGGAGACCCTATTCCAAGACACCACTGTTGTATTCAGCAGACTGCCATTTGATTAATTCAGAGTGCACTCTTAAGAATTCTACTCTCCTTACAGTTTGTGATGTGTCCTGGAGGAAAGGGAGATTAGAGTGACACTGTTCTCCCCTTTAAGAAGGCCTCACCTAGCTGTTGCAAGATACAAAGCAAACTGCCTACTCAGCCTAGAGCAGAGTTCAAAAAGCAGAGTAGCTTAACCTCAAGCTAGAAATACTGTTACAACTGTAGAAAGTGCTGCATGGACACTCATGCTTAATATCCTATTTTGGACATGTAATTAGTATTTTAGGTAGATATGTGAACTCAGATGCTAGTCTAGTCAACTAATTAAACAGGCTCAGCCCAACAGATCATACAGTAGCTTTCCCATCATATAGTTCAACAGGAATATTTCCATAAATAGCCAACTGACCTATATAAAATCAATCAATATGCTCTATGTTTTATATGTGGTGCTGTACAATCTAAGTTAGTGATGTGTAGCATGAAGTTACTCCACCATCTTTAAAGAATATGTGCACACAATCCACCATTTCAAGTTACTCCACAACACttttctatatatatacacacacacatacacacttcctAGATTAATATTAACTTTCAACCTAGTCTTAAAAGTATCTTTATTTGATTCTGTTAGGCTCAGGCTTTAGAGTTCCCTTAAAAAGCAGTTACATAACTTAAACATTGACATTACAAAAAGGATTCTAAAGGTGCAGTTCAAAAAACCCACTAGTGtcttttcaaatataaaatatatatatatatctccaagTTACTTATCTAGGAATAGAGCACCACCACTTCTGCATTAGTTGGTCCTGCCAACGTCTGGGCCATTAACCCTCAGTACAGGGTTTAAGAGCCCATACTAGAAAGAGCATCTCTGATCTTCAAGTCACTGGCATGATCAGCTgcctagcagcagcagccagacatGCCCTTATGTTTTTAGGGGGCATTCCATAAGTTTCCCTTGGGCAGTGGGCAAGAGACATCCAAACATCTCCTGGGAAGCATATGTCATGTATACAAAGCCATCTTCATCTTTGTAGTCCCTGTACACTTCAGCCAATGTCAGAGACATACTGGCCAGACTCTTGTTGTTCACCAGCAGGTAGAAAGCTTGTGTAGCATTTAGAGCCATTCTGCTTCTAGATTTAGGAGAAAGAAGGGGAAAGGATTATTTTCCCAATACAAGCTACTTTTGAGGAGTTCACTTTTTTGGCAGTGTGTATTAATCACTTTGACAAATATAATGACAGATATTGCAGTTGTGATAAACACATTTATCATCTTATACTTTAGAGATGAGCCAGAATGCTTTGTAAATCAATATGGTTTAACATCAGTAGGCAATCAAATAGGTAGATTTAAATCCAGTCTTATTGTCAAATCCatatttttcaaagtttgtgGCTTTTATGCAAGTCTCCCTAGTCAaatatttgaaacagaaaagctCTGAAATCAGGGCTTTGTTTACTCAATTGCAGTTGCTAAATACTAAGCAGAGAGCAGAAGTCTCTTCAGCACTGTTCTACATATGGTGCAAGATAGAGTATGGCTTTAAACCTTTATTTACAGACATATTCAAAGCTTCACTCAGTCTTAAGAGAGATTTGTCCCTCTCAGAGGGGCTCAGCTCCTAAGACAGTTAGGCCTGTTTGCCCATCCACCCACACATAGCCTCTTTGTACTTGATGGAAGCCATTGtattatatgtttcagagtagcagccgtattagtctgtatccacaaaaagaaaaggagtacttgtttatttgttagtctaaggtgccacaagtactccttttcttctcattgTATTATATGGAGATCATAGGCTTTTTAAGGCAATGGTCTTTTAAAGACAGACATACTCTAGAATATACTTAAGAATTACAGGGGTAGAGAACTTCTTCCCTATAGAGCTTCTCAGCCAATGACCTCAGAGCAATTTACAGGCATTTTCTTCACACAGCCCACACCTGAGACACTTCTGTCAGTTTACTCAGGTTCATAGCAAATCAGTAGCAGTGCTGGGACTAAAATCTCAGAGGCCTGGTTACCAGTCAGCTCCCTTTTTATTTAAGTTCTCACCAGAGGCAAGCAGGACATGAATTAGTCAGAAACCCTATTTACTTAGGCTCATGGACAAACTTTGTGCTTCTATGCAGTCACTGATTTCACAAGAAGCTCTGAACAGGTTTGGAAAGAAAGCTTATCTTAAAAGAGCGAACACATTGCAGGTTTTACCTCTGTTAGAGTCATGCAGGCAAAAAGAAGGCCACTGACTAGATCTCTGTGCTTCCCACACACAGCACTCAATACAACCGAACGCCCCCTTGACGGAGTACTAGACAGCCTGATTCAAATTAACATCTAGATTCCAGATCTTGCAAGCCACAGCATAAGAGCAGCCACGTTTGTAGAGGGCCAATTGCTATTCCAGGGTTTGCTACATACCTAATGATGGTTATAAACTGTGTCATGGTCAACTCCTGAGGAACAAGAAATTTTGTTTTGTCCAGTAGAGGaagatatttttctttctgaTACCGTTCAACAATTACCTGTTTTT
This region includes:
- the MAP1LC3C gene encoding microtubule-associated protein 1 light chain 3 gamma codes for the protein MQTLHSSQSVRPFKLRKSFATRLEEVAGIRAKFPTKIPVIVERYQKEKYLPLLDKTKFLVPQELTMTQFITIIRSRMALNATQAFYLLVNNKSLASMSLTLAEVYRDYKDEDGFVYMTYASQEMFGCLLPTAQGKLMECPLKT